ATGCAGGCGGCTGAAGCGCGTAAACATCTCCAGCAGCAAAGCGAGCTGATCGCCTCCCTGCTGGCAGAGGCGCAGGAGCTGGAGCGCGGTCTGACGCGTGAAGAGGAGCCGACGCGCCAGGCGCGCGACGAAGCGCGTCAGGAGTACGAAAGCTATCAAGAGCAGCAGCACGATGCGGAAAAACGCTTCAGCTTCGAGCAGAAGATGTCGGAAGAGGAGCGCCATGAGCTGAAGCGTCTCTGGCGACAGGCGAGTAAACTCTGTCACCCCGATCTGGTCGACAGCGAGATGAAAAACGATGCCAATAGCATGATGGTGCAGCTCAATCAGGCCCGTCAACGCGGCGATCTGAGCGCGATTCGATCCATGCTCAGCCGCCTGCAAAAAGGGCTGGAGCCGCTAATGGCCAGCGACAGGCTGAACGACGTCCAGCGTCTGCGTCAGCGCATTGTGGAAGTGAAGCAGCACATCGCCACGCTGATTGAAGAGTTAATGACGCTGGATAAAGAGGAGACCTGGCAGTTGGTCTCTTCCCTTGGCGATCGGGAAACCTATTTCCGCCAGCAGGAGAAAGCGCTGGCTGAGATCCGTGAATCCCTTGAGCAGCAGGTTAACGAAGCCGAATACGACGAAGTTGCCTGATATGTGCCCGGCGCTCTGCCGGGCCGCAATTACTTTTTATGCCAGTAAGCCTGCGCGCGAACGCACTGCTGATCGATAGCGTCCGTTTCAAACCGCGCCTTCAGCGATTTCACCACCTCCCCCTCCCCGGTCAGCCAGATAAAATAGTCCTCACCTGGTACAGTTAGCGCCGCCAGCTTTTCCGCCACCTTCTGCGGTTGATGCCCAATCACATACTCAATATCAAAGCCCTCCAGATGCGCGAGGTAATCCTGATAAGCGGCATTGTCGATGGTTACCAGCGCCTTCACCTGCGGACGCCGCGCAAGCTGGCTTATCGCCTCCAGCCGACGGCGCAATGCCGGCATACCGGACTCATCGCACACGTAGAGTTGCCAGGCGTAATCTTCCGGCACCACCAGCGAACCGCGCGGCCCGCCGATAGTCAGCAGATCTCCGGCTTGCGCGTTGAGTGCCCATGCGCTCGCTACCCCGCCGTCGTGAATGTAAAAATCGAGAGTCAATTCATTGCGGCTGGCATCAAAGAGCGGCGTATAGTCGCGCGACAGCGGACGCGGCCCATCGCCCCAGTTAATGCCCTCATCCGTTACCTCTGGCGGAACGAAAGGAGCGCCCTCCTGCGGGAAGAAAACTTTGGTGTGGTCATCGAAACCGCGTGAGCTAAAGCCATCGAGCTGCTCGCCGCCAAGCACAATGCGCTGGAAGCCCTCGCTTGCCCGCTCAACGCGCAAAACGGTTAACTGGCGAAAACGCAGCTCATTGCGCACGCGCTGCGGATAACGTGAAGAAGTTGTGGTCATAATCGGCCCTACTGAATGTGAAATAGATATATCTAAATTTTGTGCAAATGATAATGATTGTTGTTTATGGGGAAGGCAAGATTTTTTTAAGATATAGCAACAGCTAAGAGCACGCGCTGACAAAATCACTATTTAAAATCATTATTATCAACAAGATATAAATAAATCATTAAACCAGCCTGTTACCAGACAGAGTTTAGATATAGATTAGATATATCGAATTAAAACGGAGAG
This Kosakonia cowanii JCM 10956 = DSM 18146 DNA region includes the following protein-coding sequences:
- a CDS encoding siderophore-interacting protein, with amino-acid sequence MTTTSSRYPQRVRNELRFRQLTVLRVERASEGFQRIVLGGEQLDGFSSRGFDDHTKVFFPQEGAPFVPPEVTDEGINWGDGPRPLSRDYTPLFDASRNELTLDFYIHDGGVASAWALNAQAGDLLTIGGPRGSLVVPEDYAWQLYVCDESGMPALRRRLEAISQLARRPQVKALVTIDNAAYQDYLAHLEGFDIEYVIGHQPQKVAEKLAALTVPGEDYFIWLTGEGEVVKSLKARFETDAIDQQCVRAQAYWHKK